One Weissella ceti DNA window includes the following coding sequences:
- a CDS encoding L-threonylcarbamoyladenylate synthase, with protein sequence METKIWTSSELSAAVSAIKAGQLVSFPSETVYGLGANAFDEVAVKNVYAAKGRPSDNPLIVHVADIEQVSDFAQVNEWAEKLMKQFWPGPLTMILPVQPDALSETVTGGLDTVAIRMPDNDVTRQLIRDAGVPIVGPSANTSGRPSPTLATHVYHDLQGKIAGVVDDGATMIGVESTIIDLSTDQPAVLRPGKITPEELAEVLGTDVISEVTMKDASAAPKAPGMKYRHYAPDKDVYMVGADEWADVLAWVDEQDQPVGLMMPAQAMTQHKVDDAWSLGEDVNSAMAQLFAGLRHFDGQADVKTIFVADFVRDSTHAAYNNRLLKASGGHRATELWTD encoded by the coding sequence ATGGAAACAAAGATTTGGACATCATCAGAACTTTCAGCAGCCGTATCAGCTATCAAAGCCGGTCAGCTTGTGTCATTTCCAAGTGAAACTGTTTATGGACTAGGGGCGAATGCCTTTGATGAAGTGGCAGTTAAAAATGTTTACGCTGCAAAGGGGCGTCCATCCGACAATCCTTTGATCGTGCACGTCGCTGATATTGAACAAGTATCAGACTTTGCACAAGTAAATGAATGGGCAGAAAAGTTGATGAAACAATTCTGGCCAGGACCACTAACCATGATTTTGCCAGTCCAACCAGATGCATTATCTGAAACGGTAACTGGTGGATTGGATACAGTGGCAATCCGTATGCCTGATAATGATGTTACGCGTCAATTGATTCGTGATGCTGGGGTGCCAATTGTTGGGCCATCAGCTAATACATCAGGCCGTCCATCACCAACACTTGCGACGCACGTTTATCATGACTTGCAAGGCAAGATTGCGGGAGTTGTGGATGATGGGGCGACGATGATTGGGGTTGAATCAACGATCATCGACCTATCTACGGATCAACCAGCTGTTTTGCGTCCAGGAAAGATTACACCAGAGGAGTTAGCCGAAGTACTTGGTACGGACGTTATCTCTGAAGTAACGATGAAGGATGCATCTGCAGCGCCGAAAGCCCCAGGGATGAAGTACCGTCATTATGCACCTGATAAGGATGTCTATATGGTTGGTGCGGATGAATGGGCAGATGTCTTGGCTTGGGTGGACGAACAAGACCAACCAGTTGGTCTGATGATGCCAGCACAAGCCATGACACAACACAAGGTTGACGATGCTTGGTCATTGGGTGAAGATGTAAACAGTGCGATGGCACAATTGTTTGCGGGTCTTCGTCATTTTGATGGTCAAGCAGACGTGAAAACTATTTTTGTGGCTGATTTCGTGCGCGACTCTACTCATGCTGCCTACAACAACCGTTTGTTGAAAGCATCAGGTGGACATCGTGCGACGGAACTATGGACAGATTAG
- the prmC gene encoding peptide chain release factor N(5)-glutamine methyltransferase, translated as MLEEQWTIQAVRDWGDWQLEPYVHDKTERIAQLEYLLTGMLDWNYSQLSNNMNTILEDHLRLRFMVAVRAIKGGQPVQYALGHANFYGREFNVDSRVLIPRQETEELVEWILNTQPKTELSVLDIGTGSSAIATTLAVERPIWKVTASDISTDALEVAKSNAEQFNADVTFVESDLFSSIEGQYDVIVSNPPYIADSEEDQMDTSVIGFEPHLALFADDEGLALYKKMAADLLTYLKPSGQAFFEIGYQQGPTLVALFETLPNVTVTLKQDMSGHDRMIRVQREG; from the coding sequence ATGTTAGAGGAACAATGGACCATCCAAGCAGTGCGTGACTGGGGAGATTGGCAACTTGAACCTTACGTACATGATAAGACTGAACGTATTGCTCAACTAGAATACCTATTAACGGGGATGCTAGATTGGAATTACAGTCAATTATCAAATAATATGAATACAATTTTAGAAGATCATTTACGTCTTCGTTTTATGGTTGCGGTGCGTGCCATTAAGGGCGGTCAACCGGTGCAATATGCACTAGGACATGCTAATTTTTACGGCCGTGAATTTAACGTGGATAGCCGTGTGCTAATTCCACGTCAAGAAACTGAAGAATTAGTTGAATGGATTCTAAATACGCAACCGAAAACAGAATTGTCAGTCCTGGATATTGGGACTGGTTCAAGTGCAATTGCGACAACGCTGGCCGTTGAACGACCAATATGGAAAGTCACTGCCAGTGATATCTCAACAGATGCACTAGAAGTGGCTAAGAGCAATGCGGAACAATTCAATGCTGATGTAACTTTCGTTGAAAGTGATCTGTTTAGTTCTATTGAAGGGCAATATGATGTGATTGTAAGTAATCCACCATATATTGCTGATTCTGAAGAAGACCAGATGGATACATCAGTAATTGGCTTTGAACCACACTTAGCTTTGTTTGCTGATGATGAAGGGCTAGCTTTGTATAAGAAGATGGCGGCAGATTTGTTGACATACTTGAAGCCAAGCGGACAAGCCTTTTTTGAAATTGGTTACCAACAAGGGCCAACCTTAGTTGCGCTCTTTGAAACATTACCAAATGTGACCGTGACACTTAAGCAAGACATGAGTGGGCATGATCGCATGATTCGTGTGCAACGGGAGGGATAA
- the prfA gene encoding peptide chain release factor 1: protein MNEIFERVQAVVDRYDEISEMISDPTIIADTKRFMALSKEEGQLRETVEAYRNYQETIEELEANQEMLAEEDLDSEMEEMTKAEIKELRATKEELEEKLKVLLLPKDPNDDKNIIMEIHGAAGGDEGALFAANLYDMYVRFAERQNWNVEIIDENKTEIGGYKEIVLMITGDNVYSKLKFENGAHRVQRVPETESAGRVHTSTATVGVMPEYEDVDIEIEDKDLRVDVYRASGAGGQHVNKTSSAVRMTHLPTGIVVAMQDQRSQQQNRLKAMEIMKARVYDHYASQNEAEYAEQRKTAVGSGDRSERIRTYNYPQNRVTDHRIGLTLNKLDRVMNGELADVIDALVIADQTAKLEALKQG, encoded by the coding sequence ATGAATGAAATTTTTGAACGAGTGCAAGCCGTCGTTGATCGTTATGATGAAATCAGTGAAATGATTTCTGACCCAACAATCATCGCAGACACAAAGCGCTTTATGGCCCTTTCTAAAGAAGAAGGTCAACTACGTGAAACTGTGGAAGCCTACCGTAACTACCAAGAAACAATCGAAGAATTGGAAGCTAACCAAGAAATGCTAGCTGAAGAAGACTTGGATTCAGAAATGGAAGAAATGACAAAGGCTGAAATCAAGGAACTTCGTGCAACTAAGGAAGAACTAGAAGAAAAGTTGAAGGTTCTTTTGTTGCCTAAGGACCCTAATGATGACAAGAACATCATCATGGAAATCCACGGAGCCGCTGGTGGAGATGAAGGAGCTTTATTCGCTGCGAACTTGTACGACATGTACGTGCGTTTTGCGGAACGCCAAAACTGGAATGTTGAAATCATTGACGAAAACAAGACAGAAATTGGTGGATACAAGGAAATCGTTTTGATGATCACTGGGGACAACGTTTACTCAAAGTTGAAGTTTGAAAACGGAGCCCACCGTGTGCAACGTGTGCCTGAAACAGAATCAGCTGGACGTGTGCACACATCAACTGCCACAGTTGGTGTGATGCCAGAATACGAAGACGTTGATATCGAAATCGAAGACAAGGACTTGCGTGTCGATGTTTACCGTGCCTCAGGGGCCGGGGGACAACACGTTAACAAGACGTCTTCAGCCGTTCGTATGACCCACTTGCCAACTGGAATTGTTGTTGCGATGCAAGACCAACGTTCACAACAACAAAACCGTTTGAAGGCGATGGAAATCATGAAGGCGCGTGTGTACGATCACTACGCCTCACAAAACGAAGCTGAATATGCTGAACAACGTAAAACTGCCGTTGGTAGTGGAGATCGTTCAGAACGTATCCGTACTTACAACTACCCACAAAACCGTGTGACTGACCACCGTATTGGTTTGACTTTGAACAAGTTGGACCGTGTTATGAACGGTGAATTGGCTGACGTGATTGACGCCTTGGTGATTGCTGACCAAACAGCGAAGCTTGAAGCCTTGAAGCAAGGGTAA
- a CDS encoding thymidine kinase, giving the protein MAQLFFRHGAMASGKSIEILKVAHNYETQGRHVLLLTSALDNRTEIGTIASRIGMQRPARAISDADDLFALISGEEDIAAVLIDEAQFMTPEQVLQLTHVVDDLNIPVLAFGLKNDAFNHLFAGSEALLIYADKIEEMKTLCSFCGRKATMNLRVADGKPVYEGAQVQIGGDESYLPVCRRHYNAPDLDVLQERFGKK; this is encoded by the coding sequence ATGGCACAACTATTTTTCAGACACGGGGCAATGGCCAGCGGAAAGAGTATTGAAATTCTAAAGGTTGCTCATAACTATGAAACACAAGGACGTCATGTTTTGTTGCTAACTAGTGCGTTAGACAACCGTACTGAAATTGGTACGATTGCATCACGTATTGGGATGCAACGTCCAGCTCGTGCAATCTCAGATGCAGATGATTTGTTTGCCTTGATTAGTGGCGAAGAAGATATTGCGGCCGTATTGATTGATGAAGCGCAATTCATGACACCAGAACAAGTGTTGCAACTAACCCATGTTGTGGATGACTTGAATATTCCAGTTTTGGCATTTGGTTTGAAGAATGATGCTTTCAACCACTTGTTTGCAGGATCAGAAGCTTTGTTGATTTACGCTGATAAGATCGAAGAAATGAAGACATTGTGCTCATTCTGTGGTCGTAAGGCAACAATGAACCTACGTGTAGCTGACGGCAAGCCAGTTTACGAAGGTGCGCAAGTTCAAATTGGTGGGGATGAATCTTATCTACCTGTTTGTCGTCGTCACTACAACGCGCCAGATCTTGACGTACTGCAAGAACGTTTTGGTAAGAAGTAG
- a CDS encoding type 1 glutamine amidotransferase gives MTEYKLNIAHLYGDLMNTYGDYGNAVSLGYYAKQLGVEVETEIISLGDKFDAKAYDFVLFGGGQDYEQMIVSKDLPSKADAIKEYIEGDGPLLGVCGGFQLLGDYFILADGTRVEGIKAMGHYTLNQPNGRFIGNVIIEDPTNGDVYRGFENHQGRTFLDDKQRPLGELKQGKGNNGEDGGEGLVYRNVYGTYFHGPIFARNGNLTLRVLEKMLNRRYPDVDWHSQIEKIEPEFY, from the coding sequence GTGACTATGGAAACGCCGTTTCTTTGGGTTACTACGCGAAGCAATTGGGTGTTGAAGTTGAAACTGAAATCATCTCATTGGGTGATAAGTTTGATGCTAAGGCATACGACTTCGTTCTATTTGGTGGAGGACAAGACTACGAACAAATGATCGTGTCTAAGGACCTACCAAGTAAGGCTGATGCCATCAAAGAATACATCGAAGGTGATGGACCTTTGTTAGGTGTCTGTGGTGGTTTCCAATTGTTGGGTGATTACTTCATTTTAGCTGATGGTACGCGTGTTGAAGGTATCAAGGCGATGGGACATTACACTTTGAACCAACCAAACGGTCGTTTCATTGGGAATGTTATCATTGAAGACCCAACTAACGGGGATGTTTACCGCGGGTTTGAAAATCACCAAGGACGTACATTCCTTGATGACAAGCAACGCCCACTTGGTGAATTGAAGCAAGGTAAGGGAAACAATGGTGAAGATGGTGGTGAAGGACTTGTTTACCGTAATGTTTACGGAACGTACTTCCACGGACCTATCTTTGCACGTAATGGAAACCTAACTTTGCGTGTCTTGGAGAAGATGTTGAACCGTCGTTATCCAGACGTTGATTGGCACAGTCAAATCGAAAAGATTGAGCCTGAATTCTACTAA